The proteins below come from a single Dendropsophus ebraccatus isolate aDenEbr1 chromosome 15, aDenEbr1.pat, whole genome shotgun sequence genomic window:
- the LOC138774205 gene encoding lactoylglutathione lyase-like isoform X3, with amino-acid sequence MEGTPELCEADPATQDYILQQTMLRIKDPQKSLTFYSKCLGMNLLLKLDFPSMKFSQYVMGYEDGNDIPEDMKEREAWAYSCKATVVLTHNWGSEHDERPFHNGNTDPLGFGHIGIAVPDVQSACTRFEQLGVTFAKKPNEGKFKGLAFIEDPDGYWIEIFTPDNMVSIMT; translated from the exons ATGGAGGGGACTCCGGAGCTCTGTGAAGCTGACCCAGCAACTCAG GACTACATCTTGCAGCAGACAATGCTCCGGATTAAAGACCCCCAGAAATCACTAACATTTTACAGCAAATGCCTTGGAATGAA TCTCCTCCTAAAACTTGATTTCCCCTCCATGAAGTTTTCACAATATGTCATGGGGTACGAGGACGGTAATGATATCCCAGAGGACATGAAGGAGCGGGAGGCCTGGGCCTATTCTTGCAAAGCGACTGTTGTGCTAACCCA CAACTGGGGCAGTGAGCATGATGAGAGACCTTTTCATAACGGCAACACAGATCCCCTGGGATTTG GCCACATTGGTATCGCCGTCCCCGATGTTCAATCTGCCTGTACAAGGTTTGAGCAGCTCGGAGTCACGTTTGCGAAGAAACCGAATGAAG GGAAGTTTAAGGGGCTGGCATTCATTGAAGACCCTGACGGCTATTGGATTGAGATTTTTACTCCTGACAACATGGTGTCCATCATGACTTGA
- the LOC138774205 gene encoding lactoylglutathione lyase-like isoform X2: MPRRRTERGDGAPLKNGGKSVLTDVCALLVRAPRVILHVLADYILQQTMLRIKDPQKSLTFYSKCLGMNLLLKLDFPSMKFSQYVMGYEDGNDIPEDMKEREAWAYSCKATVVLTHNWGSEHDERPFHNGNTDPLGFGHIGIAVPDVQSACTRFEQLGVTFAKKPNEGKFKGLAFIEDPDGYWIEIFTPDNMVSIMT; the protein is encoded by the exons ATGCCGCGGAGGAGGACTGAACGAGGTGACGGAGCACCTTTGAAAAACGGCGGGAAGAGTGTGCTGACTGACGTCTGTGCGCTGCTGGTGAGGGCACCGCGTGTAATATTACATGTATTAGCG GACTACATCTTGCAGCAGACAATGCTCCGGATTAAAGACCCCCAGAAATCACTAACATTTTACAGCAAATGCCTTGGAATGAA TCTCCTCCTAAAACTTGATTTCCCCTCCATGAAGTTTTCACAATATGTCATGGGGTACGAGGACGGTAATGATATCCCAGAGGACATGAAGGAGCGGGAGGCCTGGGCCTATTCTTGCAAAGCGACTGTTGTGCTAACCCA CAACTGGGGCAGTGAGCATGATGAGAGACCTTTTCATAACGGCAACACAGATCCCCTGGGATTTG GCCACATTGGTATCGCCGTCCCCGATGTTCAATCTGCCTGTACAAGGTTTGAGCAGCTCGGAGTCACGTTTGCGAAGAAACCGAATGAAG GGAAGTTTAAGGGGCTGGCATTCATTGAAGACCCTGACGGCTATTGGATTGAGATTTTTACTCCTGACAACATGGTGTCCATCATGACTTGA
- the LOC138774205 gene encoding lactoylglutathione lyase-like isoform X1: MCDQNWCVHPEWECHRRQAVRPPTVSSVLATDMEGTPELCEADPATQDYILQQTMLRIKDPQKSLTFYSKCLGMNLLLKLDFPSMKFSQYVMGYEDGNDIPEDMKEREAWAYSCKATVVLTHNWGSEHDERPFHNGNTDPLGFGHIGIAVPDVQSACTRFEQLGVTFAKKPNEGKFKGLAFIEDPDGYWIEIFTPDNMVSIMT, from the exons at GTGTGACCAGAACTGGTGTGTGCACCCAGAATGGGAGTGTCACAGACGTCAGGCAGTGCGTCCACCGACAGTATCATCAGTGCTGGCAACAGACATGGAGGGGACTCCGGAGCTCTGTGAAGCTGACCCAGCAACTCAG GACTACATCTTGCAGCAGACAATGCTCCGGATTAAAGACCCCCAGAAATCACTAACATTTTACAGCAAATGCCTTGGAATGAA TCTCCTCCTAAAACTTGATTTCCCCTCCATGAAGTTTTCACAATATGTCATGGGGTACGAGGACGGTAATGATATCCCAGAGGACATGAAGGAGCGGGAGGCCTGGGCCTATTCTTGCAAAGCGACTGTTGTGCTAACCCA CAACTGGGGCAGTGAGCATGATGAGAGACCTTTTCATAACGGCAACACAGATCCCCTGGGATTTG GCCACATTGGTATCGCCGTCCCCGATGTTCAATCTGCCTGTACAAGGTTTGAGCAGCTCGGAGTCACGTTTGCGAAGAAACCGAATGAAG GGAAGTTTAAGGGGCTGGCATTCATTGAAGACCCTGACGGCTATTGGATTGAGATTTTTACTCCTGACAACATGGTGTCCATCATGACTTGA
- the LOC138773885 gene encoding lactoylglutathione lyase-like, whose product MAAAEELQGLSDEAAYAACSDPEPATKDFMMQQTMLRIKDPKKSLPFYTKCLGMTLLQKFDFPSMKFSLFFMGYEDKKDIPENVKERAAWTFSRKATLELTHNWGTENDEKPYHNGNSDPRGYGHIGIAVPDVYAACKRFEELGVTFVKKPDDGKMKGLAFVQDPDGYWIEILSPNNMVCIV is encoded by the exons ATGGCGGCGGCGGAGGAGCTCCAAGGGCTGAGCGATGAGGCGGCGTACGCGGCCTGCAGTGACCCGGAGCCGGCAACCAAG gATTTCATGATGCAGCAGACGATGCTTCGGATTAAGGACCCCAAGAAATCGCTGCCGTTCTACACCAAGTGCCTGGGCATGAC TCTCCTCCAGAAGTTTGATTTCCCTTCTATGAAGTTCTCCTTGTTTTTCATGGGTTATGAGGATAAGAAGGACATCCCCGAGAACGTAAAGGAGCGGGCGGCCTGGACCTTCTCCCGCAAGGCAACACTGGAGCTCACCCA TAACTGGGGGACGGAAAATGACGAGAAGCCTTATCACAACGGCAATTCTGATCCCCGTGGGTACG GTCATATCGGCATTGCGGTCCCAGACGTCTATGCGGCATGTAAAAGGTTTGAGGAGCTCGGAGTCACCTTTGTGAAGAAACCGGATGATG GTAAGATGAAAGGCTTGGCGTTTGTTCAGGACCCTGATGGCTACTGGATTGAGATTCTCAGCCCCAACAACATGGTGTGCATCGTGTAA